One region of Aphelocoma coerulescens isolate FSJ_1873_10779 chromosome 12, UR_Acoe_1.0, whole genome shotgun sequence genomic DNA includes:
- the PDE12 gene encoding 2',5'-phosphodiesterase 12, with the protein MWRRLRSALRSLRGSPAALPPGSGGRPPAAMERAVVRCVPSEPKLSLRFVLPDGSARHMQRDQAEPLGRALARIATNAAKGHGKASKKSKKARAEGGAEGEAAVPAVRLFSRDGAAVAEEVPNAAAWQDGAVLHIGDARYRVERNPPALTELRLPRSLLAGFPVCPKVSAEFAAPQHCLFRWFREQRPAGGGDAAGEAWVETAAAERVFTPSNALVGLRLKLRCTPGDGEQRYGPAREVESSGPVEAGPGACTFDARHLYTTKVCGHGSVRAVSYNILADTYAQTEFSRTVLYPYCAPYALEIDYRQNLLKKELAGYSADLICLQEVDKSVFVDSLAPALDAFGLEGLFKIKEKQHEGLATFYRRDKFSLLSQHDITFSEALLSEPLHKELCEQLAKYPVVQEKVLQRSSVLQVSVLQSSTDPPRKLCVANTHLYWHPKGGNIRLIQIAVAMSHIKHVACDLYPNIPVIFCGDFNSTPSSGTYSFISSGGIAEDHEDWVSNGEEERCSMSLSHPFKLLSACGEPAYTNYVGGFHGCLDYIFIDKNALEVEQVIPLPSHEEITTHQALPSVSHPSDHIALICDLKWK; encoded by the exons ATGTGGCgccggctccgctccgcccTCCGGAGCCTCCGCGGCTCCCCCGCCGCACTCCCGCCCGGCAGTGGCGGTCGCCCGCCCGCCGCCATGGAGCGCGCCGTGGTGCGCTGCGTGCCGTCCGAGCCGAAGCTGAGCCTGCGGTTCGTGCTGCCCGACGGCAGCGCCCGGCACATGCAGCGCGACCAGGCGGAGCCGCTGGGGCGGGCGCTGGCGCGCATCGCCACCAACGCCGCCAAGGGCCACGGCAAGGCGAGCAAAAAGAGCAAGAAGGCGCGGGCGGAGGGCGGCGCGGAGGGCGAGGCCGCGGTGCCGGCCGTGCGGCTCTTCTCCCGCGACGGTGCGGCAGTGGCGGAGGAGGTGCCGAACGCGGCCGCCTGGCAGGACGGCGCCGTGCTGCACATCGGGGACGCGCGGTACCGCGTGGAGCGCAACCCGCCCGCGCTCACCGAGCTCCGCCTGCCGCGCTCTCTCCTCGCCGGCTTTCCTGTGTGCCCCAAGGTGAGCGCCGAGTTCGCCGCGCCGCAGCATTGCCTGTTCCGCTGGTTCCGCGAGCAGCGCCCCGCGGGCGGCGGGGACGCGGCGGGGGAGGCCTGGGTGGAGACGGCGGCGGCCGAGCGCGTGTTCACGCCGTCCAACGCGCTGGTGGGGCTGCGGCTGAAGCTGCGCTGTACGCCCGGGGACGGGGAGCAGCGCTACGGGCCGGCGCGCGAGGTGGAGAGCAGCGGCCCCGTGGAGGCCGGGCCCGGCGCTTGCACCTTCGACGCCCGGCACCTCTACACCACGAAGGTCTGCGGCCACGGCTCCGTCCGCGCCGTCTCCTACAACATCCTGGCCGACACCTACGCGCAGACGGAATTCTCCCGCACCGTGCTTTACCCCTACTGCGCTCCCTACGCCCTGGAGATCGACTACCGCCAAAACCTGCTCAAGAAGGAGCTGGCGGGCTACAGCGCCGACCTTATCTGCTTGCAAGAGGTGGACAAGTCTGTCTTCGTTGACAGCTTGGCCCCGGCCCTAGATGCTTTTGGACTGGAAGGGCTGTTCAAGATTAAGGAGAAGCAGCACGAAGGTCTGGCCACTTTCTATCGAAGGGACAAGTTCAGCCTCCTCAGCCAGCACGACATCACTTTCAGCGAAGCCCTGCTCTCAGAGCCGCTGCACAAGGAGCTGTGTGAGCAGCTGGCCAAGTACCCCGTGGTGCAGGAGAAGGTGCTGCAGAGGTCATCTGTGCTTCAG gttTCGGTTCTTCAGTCTTCAACTGATCCTCCCAGGAAGCTATGTGTAGCAAATACCCACCTGTACTGGCATCCCAAAG GTGGGAACATCCGTCTGATCCAGATTGCTGTAGCCATGTCTCACATCAAGCATGTAGCATGTGACTTGTATCCCAATATCCCAGTCATATTCTGTGGAGATTTTAACAGCACACCCTCGTCAGGAACTTACAGTTTTATCAGCAGCGGTGGCATTGCTGAAGATCATGAAGACTGGGTCTCAAATGGCGAGGAAGAAAGGTGCAGTATGTCTCTAAGCCATCCTTTCAAACTGCTGAGTGCTTGTGGAGAACCTGCTTATACAAACTATGTTGGTGGGTTTCATGGATGTCTGGACTACATTTTCATTGACAAAAATGCTCTAGAGGTTGAACAAGTCATTCCATTGCCAAGTCATGAAGAAATAACAACCCATCAGGCTTTGCCAAGTGTTTCACATCCTTCTGATCATATAGCACTAATATGTGACTTGAAGTGGAAATAG